GATCACATGATTGATAGATTCGGTGTCTCTTTCTGAGATTTCAGcatatatgtttgattctgTCTTTTTATAGGTTGATAAATCGATTCATGACCCACTGGAATAATGAGAAGGCTTTTAGGTATGATTACGTTGAAAAAATCCCGCTTTCACTCTTTGAAAGATAGCTGAGCCGAGATGGCCAGATTAAAGGTCATGAAGTTCACTGTTTCAGACTATGAAGGGAGGTTAGGAGTTTCACAAGATAACTAGAGAAAATTCCAACTGCAACTTGTCTCAAGAAGGAAATGTAATTATAGATAAACGAAAgaaagaacagaggaaaagaACAGTGATGTTGGGTAGGAAAACAGGTGAATGACTTTCAACGTGCCTgaactaaaatgaaaattttcccCCATAAAATACATAGCATCGTACCAATTAACGTAACGATCCTTTCACCCTTTGTATTTCTGTGTCTAGTAGTTGAAGAAATGTTGGTTGAATTCAGTTTGGTTTCTCTATGGTCCATACGTAGAACATCAACTAAAATCATAAAGCTAATTAAGAATTGTGATATAGTGTGATCTAGCCTACGCATCTCTTGCATGTTTTGTGTAGGACGATTTAATTGTCTCTAAGAAAACACAACTCTCCTTTTAAAGACACccatatatttcttttaatttatatatatttgaatatatgcTCATTTAAAAACacttatataaataatcaatGTGGATGCTCTCAAAGTTTTCTTGACAGATTTTGGTGCTAAATTTTTAAGGTACATTcctggattttttttcattgttttctattttgtaaattgaCTTATAGAGAACttctattgatttttaaaaaaaaatcatagcgCGAGTAAATGATAACGGTAACGATGAAATCTAATGAGTAATGAGAATGAATATGTATAcattgatttttgaatttattcgTAGTGCGAGTAAGTGATAACGGTAAGTCTGTAACGATGAAATCTAGTAATGATTAatgatttctctttcttatatatatatataaatgaaatcaGCGATGTGGAACTTTCGATGGATGTAATAGTAGCTTTCCAAggattgtcttttttttttcttgtccaCGAAAATATTAACTGTAGACAATTATTTGTTGTCCCATCTCCACCAAGATTCCTGCCTTGCAAATTCCACACGtgttttcactttcttcaccAACCTACTGGATTTCACTAGTTTGTCTGTAAATTAACTTGCTTGTCTACGACAGCTAAATAAATAAGGAATCGTAAAAGACtagatttatttaataaagAAGTTACGTTTATAacgaaaaaatatttcttagcAAAATAAGATTATCTTGTGATGAAGTTTCATTTCAACAAACATAAGATgaacatgataaaaaaaaaatcataagaataagaacacaaaaagaaatgaaaaaggacctattattaaataaataaactttgaCAAAAGCAATGCCCGGAGCTTAAAAGGtcacataaaaattgaaaaatttctAATCACTTACACGTCGTTCACCGAACACGTGGATTGGAATGAGTAATAAAATTCCATAACCATTAGATGAAATGTAACATCTGTAATCTTGCCattaaaatatagtatttatATTTGGCCTGAAGCTGATGCAACTTATACACAAAACCTACTATTATTAAGATTTGACAAAATATGGCACCAGctcaaaaccaaatcacttCTAAACACGTGGCAGTGATCGGAGCCGGACCAGCCGGTCTCATAACGTCTAGGGAGCTCCGTCGTGAAGGTCACAGTGTAGTTGTGTTTGAACGGGAGAAACAAGTCGGTGGTCTATGGGTTTACACACCTAAATCCGATTCCGATCCACTTAGCCTTGACCCCACCCGATCCAAAGTCCACTCGAGCATCTACGAGTCTCTCCGAACCAATGTCCCGAGAGAAAGTATGGGTGTCAGGGACTTCCCGTTTTTGCCACGTTTCGATGACGAGTCAAGAGACGCGAGACGTTATCCAAATCATAGGGAAGTTCTTGCGTATATTCAAGACTTTGCTAGAGAGTTTAAAATAGAGGAGATGATCCGGTTCGAGACCGAGGTGGTTCGCGTTGAACCGGTTGACAACGGGAACTGGAGGGTCCAGTCGAAAAACTCCGGCGGGTTCTTGGAAGATGAGATCTATGACGCCGTCGTGGTTTGCAATGGTCACTATACAGAACCAAATATTGCTCATATTCCtggtaaaaatattaatttataaatactcaccttttcttttaataacaGTGTAAAAGTTAGTTGAgaataaccaaaaaatgtGTATCCATAGGTATAAAATCGTGGCCAGGAAAGCAGATTCATAGCCACAACTATAGAGTTCCTGATCCATTCGAAAACgaggtaatttttttttcc
This sequence is a window from Arabidopsis thaliana chromosome 1 sequence. Protein-coding genes within it:
- the FMO GS-OX3 gene encoding flavin-monooxygenase glucosinolate S-oxygenase 3, producing the protein MAPAQNQITSKHVAVIGAGPAGLITSRELRREGHSVVVFEREKQVGGLWVYTPKSDSDPLSLDPTRSKVHSSIYESLRTNVPRESMGVRDFPFLPRFDDESRDARRYPNHREVLAYIQDFAREFKIEEMIRFETEVVRVEPVDNGNWRVQSKNSGGFLEDEIYDAVVVCNGHYTEPNIAHIPGIKSWPGKQIHSHNYRVPDPFENEVVVVIGNFASGADISRDIAKVAKEVHIASRAREPHTYEKISVPQNNLWMHSEIDTTHEDGSIVFKNGKVIFADSIVYCTGYKYNFPFLETNGYLRIDEKRVEPLYKHVFPPALAPGLAFVGLPAMGIVFVMFEIQSKWVAAVLSGRVTLPSTDKMMEDINAWYASLDALGIPKRHTHTIGRIQVSSSYSE